The following proteins are encoded in a genomic region of [Eubacterium] hominis:
- the lepB gene encoding signal peptidase I: protein MEDDSYTELQYHTDTQPDDKQPEESPKSGWKYELFDLIKTFVICFIAIFLITTYLIRPVRVDGRSMYPTLEDDDIGIMNIISRKMFGVDRYDVVVVYNDKVKEDWVKRVIGLPGDRIYAKDDVVYVNGKPIDEPYLDSDYANKIRERGDNFTADFDEVILGEDEYFLMGDNRVNSTDSRMVGPFKGENIVGKDVYVFFPFNRMKIVGNGE from the coding sequence ATGGAAGACGACAGCTATACAGAATTACAGTATCATACGGATACACAACCAGATGATAAGCAACCCGAGGAATCCCCAAAAAGCGGGTGGAAATATGAATTATTCGATTTGATAAAAACCTTTGTGATTTGTTTTATCGCTATATTTTTGATTACAACCTACTTGATTAGACCAGTTCGTGTGGATGGGCGTAGTATGTATCCTACCCTGGAAGATGATGATATCGGAATTATGAATATAATATCTCGTAAAATGTTTGGTGTTGATCGATATGATGTTGTGGTTGTATATAACGATAAGGTGAAAGAGGACTGGGTAAAACGAGTGATTGGATTACCAGGAGATCGTATATATGCGAAAGATGATGTGGTTTATGTCAATGGAAAACCAATTGATGAGCCATACTTGGATAGCGATTATGCAAATAAGATTCGTGAACGCGGAGATAATTTTACAGCGGATTTTGATGAAGTAATTCTTGGTGAAGATGAATATTTCCTCATGGGAGATAATCGTGTGAATTCGACAGATTCTCGTATGGTGGGACCATTTAAAGGCGAGAATATCGTTGGCAAAGATGTTTATGTATTCTTCCCGTTTAATCGAATGAAGATTGTAGGAAATGGGGAATAG
- a CDS encoding diguanylate cyclase, translating to MYQDELFQNYKNILNAITNPIIILDLEKRIKFVNTSALNIMPKDAGNVIGKKCSCMNTPYCNTKDCCVERFLRGEAGMVQKGPGKIANRVSLSELKNDKGERIGYISVSTDVHELMETQRELMINEERYQIALKQSQSILWQYDPYAKTITRIDSGNQHTSKILHNIHRVENFPDVLWEKGMMDKDSLAEAKKTCEDILNGKKECECVLHLFDEHHDSHWFHIFSTSIFDKDGTVLEAIGISKDITDLKQLELEYHNEKEYRDIISSDFVSVFEVDLTADKMLNVNKRWMEEMNLKEDATYDDLTQRIVEYMHPDYSYIKAMKTRENMLECFSHNQKELVCEYRKLVNGEYRWIHSVTRMYQHKSSGHVIACTAMKDIEDEKRKEAQWRYKAERDLLTGVYNHSTIVSMINAKLKAAPEVKHAFIIMDLDNFKDINDLYGHMYGDLVLKNVSAQLCECFKEHSIIGRIGGDEFVVFLSDLHDQISVISQCEKFCDDLSSSTYTYLKNAHISVSIGLAFYDKNQLCFDDLYHKADIAMYYGKYNGKNQCSVYQNGMFDYTQSNPVDLSPDVSGPLEGNIREFIFRTLFTSSSTDFTHKLDEVLRLTGHFFQLHHAVILSYDNQMEEISVLNEWKDSSMGHEKMKYHVSLMKECLSTYPDISEHAVFIYENKNNTPFEKAILASVHAKAITAMSMALDEVNSVMVIFCDNLRARSFTRQQRNDLQTIMEIIEIFLQNQAQKTRQNEQLNMMMYLLNHIGSAIYIIDPATYHLIYFNEDTKRLFPYAEYGSICHKCFRGSEHPCEDCPVKLLEHRDQNDRKVVDIYNSVVHQWVRTTASYIDWPDGHLYILLSCTDITDYMQ from the coding sequence ATGTATCAAGATGAGTTGTTTCAAAATTATAAAAACATCTTAAATGCTATTACAAATCCCATCATTATCCTTGATTTAGAGAAAAGAATCAAGTTTGTGAATACAAGTGCACTGAATATCATGCCAAAGGATGCCGGAAATGTGATTGGTAAGAAGTGTTCTTGTATGAATACTCCATATTGTAATACAAAGGACTGTTGTGTGGAACGTTTTTTAAGGGGAGAAGCCGGCATGGTCCAAAAAGGACCTGGAAAAATCGCAAATCGTGTTTCTCTTTCAGAATTAAAAAATGATAAAGGAGAGCGCATTGGCTATATTTCTGTATCGACTGATGTTCATGAGCTGATGGAAACACAGCGAGAATTAATGATCAATGAAGAGCGTTATCAAATTGCCTTAAAACAATCGCAGAGTATCTTATGGCAATATGATCCTTATGCCAAAACCATTACACGTATTGATTCAGGTAATCAACATACCTCAAAAATTCTTCATAATATTCATCGTGTAGAAAATTTTCCTGATGTTCTATGGGAAAAAGGAATGATGGATAAAGATTCCTTAGCAGAAGCGAAAAAGACATGTGAAGATATTTTAAATGGGAAAAAAGAATGTGAATGTGTTTTACATCTATTTGATGAGCATCATGATTCTCACTGGTTTCATATTTTTAGTACGTCGATTTTTGATAAAGATGGCACTGTATTAGAAGCGATTGGTATTAGTAAGGATATTACTGATTTGAAGCAGCTGGAATTAGAGTATCATAATGAAAAAGAATATCGTGATATCATTTCTTCAGATTTTGTCAGTGTATTTGAAGTCGATTTGACCGCAGATAAAATGTTAAATGTCAATAAACGCTGGATGGAAGAAATGAATTTAAAAGAAGATGCGACCTATGATGATTTGACACAACGCATTGTAGAATATATGCATCCGGATTATAGTTATATTAAAGCGATGAAAACCAGAGAAAATATGCTGGAATGTTTTTCACATAATCAAAAAGAACTTGTTTGTGAATATCGTAAATTAGTCAATGGAGAATATCGTTGGATTCATAGTGTGACCCGTATGTATCAACATAAATCCAGTGGACATGTCATCGCATGTACAGCAATGAAAGATATTGAAGATGAAAAACGAAAAGAAGCTCAATGGCGATATAAAGCCGAACGTGATTTATTGACTGGTGTATATAATCACTCCACCATTGTTTCTATGATCAATGCGAAACTAAAAGCTGCACCTGAAGTAAAACATGCGTTTATTATCATGGACCTGGATAATTTCAAGGATATCAATGATTTATATGGACATATGTATGGCGATCTTGTGTTAAAGAATGTATCTGCGCAATTATGTGAATGCTTCAAAGAGCACAGTATTATCGGGCGTATTGGTGGAGATGAATTTGTGGTCTTTTTATCTGATCTGCATGATCAGATTTCTGTGATATCACAATGTGAAAAATTCTGTGATGATTTGTCCTCCTCTACATATACCTATTTGAAAAATGCCCATATTTCTGTATCTATCGGACTGGCATTCTATGATAAAAATCAATTATGTTTTGATGATCTATATCACAAAGCGGATATCGCCATGTATTATGGTAAATATAATGGAAAGAACCAGTGTAGTGTTTATCAAAACGGCATGTTTGACTATACGCAAAGCAATCCTGTAGATCTTTCTCCCGACGTGAGTGGGCCTTTAGAAGGCAACATACGTGAATTTATATTCCGTACGCTATTCACCTCATCCTCTACTGATTTTACACATAAACTAGATGAAGTCTTACGCCTGACTGGCCACTTTTTCCAGTTACATCATGCGGTGATTTTATCTTATGATAATCAAATGGAAGAGATATCTGTTTTAAATGAATGGAAAGATTCTAGTATGGGACATGAGAAAATGAAATATCATGTTTCCTTGATGAAAGAATGTTTATCAACCTATCCTGATATTAGTGAACATGCGGTATTTATCTATGAAAATAAAAATAATACACCGTTTGAAAAAGCGATATTGGCTTCCGTACATGCGAAAGCCATAACCGCGATGTCCATGGCTTTGGATGAAGTAAATTCTGTCATGGTTATCTTTTGTGATAATCTTCGTGCACGAAGTTTTACACGCCAACAGCGTAATGATCTTCAGACCATCATGGAAATCATTGAGATATTCTTACAGAATCAAGCGCAGAAAACCCGACAGAATGAACAGTTGAATATGATGATGTATTTATTAAATCATATTGGCAGTGCAATCTATATCATTGATCCTGCTACGTATCATCTTATCTATTTTAATGAAGATACCAAACGGCTATTTCCATATGCGGAATATGGTTCTATCTGTCATAAATGTTTTCGTGGCAGTGAACATCCATGCGAGGACTGCCCAGTTAAATTATTAGAACATCGTGATCAAAACGATCGCAAGGTCGTAGATATTTATAATAGTGTTGTACATCAATGGGTACGCACCACTGCTTCTTATATCGACTGGCCGGATGGTCATCTTTATATCCTGTTATCTTGTACAGATATTACTGATTATATGCAATAA
- the atpC gene encoding ATP synthase F1 subunit epsilon, with protein sequence MIKVKIITPLGLYKEGEVEAVHLRTVEGDITILPNHIPLVAMLETCKCSLKEKGDYHDYAMAGGMMQFKDNEMRILTDAIEGREEIDIERAKRAKERAEARLAKRDNRTNIKRAEVALAKAINRIKVYGG encoded by the coding sequence ATGATCAAAGTGAAAATCATCACTCCTCTTGGTCTATATAAAGAAGGCGAAGTGGAAGCTGTTCATTTACGTACCGTGGAAGGTGATATCACCATTCTTCCTAACCATATTCCTTTGGTTGCCATGTTAGAAACATGTAAGTGCTCCTTAAAAGAAAAAGGCGACTATCATGATTATGCGATGGCTGGTGGTATGATGCAGTTCAAAGATAATGAAATGCGCATATTAACAGACGCAATTGAAGGTCGGGAAGAAATCGATATTGAACGAGCAAAACGTGCGAAAGAACGTGCAGAAGCACGCCTTGCGAAACGTGACAACCGTACCAATATCAAACGTGCAGAAGTTGCACTTGCGAAAGCAATCAACCGTATTAAAGTATACGGAGGATAA